A single window of Sphingobium sp. SCG-1 DNA harbors:
- the pyrH gene encoding UMP kinase has product MTRPAFKRILLKLSGEVLMGSGQFGIDPETVDRIAGEIAAASDAGFELCVVVGGGNIFRGLAAAAKGFDRTSADYMGMLATVMNALAVQNALERMGRDTRVQSAIPMASVCEPYIRRRAERHLEKGRIVIFAAGTGNPFFTTDTAAALRAAEMGCDALFKGTSVDGVYDADPKKVASATRYESVTFDRVLNDNLKVMDASAVALCRENNIPIVVFNIRETGNLSKVLAGDGTATIVQAQEK; this is encoded by the coding sequence ATGACTCGGCCAGCCTTCAAGCGCATCCTGCTCAAGCTCTCCGGCGAAGTATTGATGGGGTCTGGCCAGTTCGGCATTGACCCGGAAACGGTGGACCGGATCGCGGGCGAGATCGCGGCAGCCAGCGACGCCGGGTTCGAATTATGTGTTGTCGTGGGTGGCGGGAACATTTTTCGCGGGCTGGCGGCTGCGGCCAAGGGCTTTGACCGCACCAGCGCGGATTATATGGGTATGTTGGCAACCGTGATGAACGCGCTGGCGGTTCAGAATGCGCTGGAACGGATGGGCCGCGATACGCGTGTGCAGTCCGCGATCCCCATGGCCAGCGTGTGCGAACCCTATATTCGCCGTCGTGCTGAGCGGCATCTGGAGAAGGGCCGCATCGTGATTTTCGCGGCGGGGACGGGCAATCCCTTCTTCACGACCGATACCGCTGCGGCTTTGCGCGCCGCTGAAATGGGTTGCGACGCGCTGTTCAAGGGCACTAGCGTCGATGGCGTCTATGATGCCGATCCCAAGAAGGTGGCCAGCGCTACCCGTTATGAATCAGTGACTTTCGACCGTGTCCTCAATGATAATCTCAAGGTCATGGACGCGAGCGCCGTAGCGTTGTGTCGCGAAAACAATATTCCCATCGTCGTCTTCAATATCCGCGAAACCGGCAACCTGTCTAAGGTGTTGGCAGGCGACGGGACAGCGACGATCGTACAGGCTCAGGAGAAGTAA
- the tsf gene encoding translation elongation factor Ts: MAEITAASVKELRDRSGAGMMDCKKALTESGGDIEAATDWLRAKGLAAAQKKSSRTAAEGLVGVAVAGTKGVAVEVNSETDFVAKNEQFQDFVRTVSQIALDQQTTDAEALATAAYPSGGTVSEKLVANIATIGENQTLRRVAHVSVDQGIVVSYVHNAAAPNLGKIGVLVALEGDAPADVLEPLGKQIAMHIAAAFPLALAAGDIDPAQLERERAIATEKAAESGKPAEIIAKMVDGAVAKYAKENALLSQLFVMDNKTPVADVVAKAAKDAGKSITLKGYVRFQLGEGIEKEVSDFAAEVAAAAGV; encoded by the coding sequence ATGGCCGAGATTACCGCCGCCAGTGTCAAGGAACTGCGCGACCGTTCGGGTGCGGGCATGATGGATTGCAAGAAGGCGCTGACCGAATCCGGTGGCGACATCGAAGCAGCGACCGACTGGCTGCGCGCCAAGGGCCTTGCCGCCGCACAGAAGAAGTCGAGCCGCACTGCTGCTGAAGGTCTGGTCGGCGTTGCCGTCGCCGGGACGAAGGGCGTTGCCGTCGAAGTGAACAGCGAAACGGACTTCGTTGCGAAGAACGAGCAGTTCCAGGACTTCGTTCGCACCGTGTCGCAGATCGCACTGGATCAGCAGACCACAGACGCTGAGGCGCTGGCGACTGCGGCGTATCCTTCGGGCGGCACTGTTTCGGAGAAGCTGGTCGCGAACATCGCCACCATCGGCGAGAACCAGACGCTGCGTCGCGTGGCGCATGTGTCGGTCGATCAGGGTATCGTCGTGTCCTATGTGCATAACGCTGCGGCGCCAAACCTTGGCAAGATCGGCGTGCTGGTCGCGCTGGAAGGGGATGCGCCTGCCGACGTTCTGGAGCCGCTCGGCAAGCAGATCGCGATGCACATTGCCGCCGCTTTCCCGCTGGCGCTGGCCGCTGGCGACATCGATCCGGCGCAACTGGAGCGTGAACGCGCCATCGCGACCGAGAAGGCGGCCGAGTCGGGTAAGCCTGCCGAGATCATCGCCAAGATGGTCGATGGCGCCGTTGCCAAATACGCCAAGGAAAACGCGCTGCTCAGTCAGTTGTTCGTGATGGACAACAAGACGCCGGTCGCAGACGTCGTCGCCAAGGCGGCCAAGGACGCGGGCAAGTCGATCACGCTGAAGGGCTATGTCCGCTTCCAGCTGGGCGAAGGCATCGAGAAGGAAGTCAGCGACTTCGCAGCGGAAGTTGCGGCGGCTGCTGGGGTCTAA
- the rpsB gene encoding 30S ribosomal protein S2 produces the protein MAAPVVSMQQLIEAGAHFGHQTHRWNPRMKPYIFGDRNGIHILDLSQTVPLFARALDFVSASVAAGGKVLFVGTKRQAQDPIAEAARRSGQHFVNHRWLGGMLTNWKTISGSIKRLKTLEEKLSGDTHGLTKKEVLQMTREREKLELSLGGIRDMGGIPDVMFVIDAGKEELAIKEANTLGIPVVAILDTNVSPDGIAFPVPANDDASRAIRLYCDAIAAAATKGNRGAVQASGVDLGAMDEPLPEEVAVEVAPEEAPAAEAAATEA, from the coding sequence ATGGCGGCACCTGTCGTCTCGATGCAGCAATTGATCGAAGCTGGCGCGCATTTCGGCCACCAGACGCACCGCTGGAACCCGCGCATGAAGCCGTATATTTTCGGCGACCGCAACGGCATCCACATCCTCGACCTTTCGCAGACCGTTCCGCTGTTCGCCCGCGCGCTCGACTTCGTGTCGGCCAGCGTTGCCGCCGGTGGGAAGGTTCTCTTCGTCGGCACGAAGCGCCAGGCTCAAGACCCTATTGCTGAAGCCGCACGCCGCTCGGGCCAGCACTTCGTCAACCACCGCTGGCTGGGCGGTATGCTCACCAACTGGAAGACGATTTCCGGTTCGATCAAGCGTCTGAAGACTCTTGAGGAAAAGCTGTCGGGTGACACTCACGGCCTGACCAAGAAGGAAGTCCTCCAGATGACGCGCGAGCGCGAAAAGCTGGAATTGTCGCTGGGCGGCATCCGCGACATGGGCGGCATCCCCGACGTGATGTTCGTGATCGACGCGGGCAAGGAAGAACTGGCGATCAAGGAAGCCAACACGCTGGGCATCCCGGTCGTGGCGATCCTCGATACCAACGTGTCGCCTGACGGTATTGCGTTCCCGGTTCCCGCGAACGACGACGCGAGCCGCGCCATCCGCCTGTATTGCGATGCGATCGCCGCAGCCGCCACCAAGGGCAACCGTGGTGCGGTGCAGGCTTCGGGCGTAGACCTGGGTGCGATGGACGAGCCGCTTCCTGAGGAAGTTGCCGTCGAAGTCGCTCCGGAAGAAGCGCCTGCTGCCGAGGCTGCCGCCACCGAAGCCTGA
- a CDS encoding CDP-alcohol phosphatidyltransferase family protein codes for MLAPNAVTAMALCFGLTGVRYGIAGEWERAVACIVLAGVLDGLDGRIARLLRGESRFGAELDSLSDVIAFGVAPTLILYLWSLQSMPKVGWIFALAHALSCALRLARFNANIDADVQPHKSAGFLTGVPAPAGAGLTFVPLYLWFVTGLEIFRAWYVVAPWTAFIAFLMISNVATFSWSSLRLRKTIRLEAILVAGLLAALLMTVPWHTLLVISLIYVALIPFGILSYGKVLKTKTPSDNPA; via the coding sequence ATGCTTGCGCCTAATGCCGTTACTGCGATGGCCCTGTGCTTCGGGCTTACCGGGGTTCGTTACGGCATTGCGGGCGAGTGGGAGCGGGCAGTTGCGTGTATCGTGCTGGCGGGTGTGCTGGATGGTCTTGATGGACGCATCGCGCGATTGTTGCGCGGGGAGAGCCGCTTCGGGGCGGAACTGGATTCGCTTTCCGATGTCATTGCATTTGGCGTCGCGCCTACGTTGATCCTGTATCTTTGGTCGTTGCAGAGTATGCCGAAGGTCGGCTGGATTTTTGCTCTCGCTCACGCCTTGTCCTGTGCCCTGCGTCTGGCCCGGTTCAACGCGAATATCGATGCCGATGTTCAGCCGCACAAGTCTGCGGGATTTCTGACGGGCGTGCCGGCACCTGCGGGCGCTGGACTCACCTTCGTGCCTCTTTATCTTTGGTTCGTTACGGGGCTCGAGATTTTCCGGGCTTGGTATGTGGTGGCGCCGTGGACCGCGTTCATTGCATTCCTGATGATATCGAATGTCGCAACCTTCAGTTGGTCGTCGCTGCGCTTGCGCAAGACCATTCGACTTGAAGCCATCTTGGTCGCAGGATTACTCGCCGCGTTGCTGATGACGGTGCCTTGGCACACACTGCTAGTCATCAGCCTGATCTATGTCGCGCTTATACCATTCGGCATCCTCAGCTATGGCAAGGTGCTTAAAACGAAAACGCCGTCCGATAATCCCGCCTGA
- a CDS encoding phosphatidylserine decarboxylase, whose amino-acid sequence MENNEFSMAAGGGVKWRFPAVHPEGRKFGLIAAVITGAFFLFGWDVIGWLMVIVTIWVLTFFRDPIRATPQDDSLLVAPADGLVTLIQRVTPPREMAGPQGLGDTPMIRVSIFMSVFDVHINRTPISGSIKNVIYISGKFLNADLDKASEDNERQHILVERADGLRIGFTQIAGLVARRIVPFVKPGDVVAAGQRIGLIRFGSRVDVYLPEGTMPRVVLGQRTVAGETVLAKLGDMHPVAGVLQ is encoded by the coding sequence ATGGAAAACAACGAATTTTCGATGGCCGCAGGTGGCGGCGTCAAGTGGCGCTTTCCCGCCGTTCATCCCGAGGGACGCAAATTCGGCCTGATCGCTGCTGTGATTACCGGAGCCTTCTTCCTGTTCGGGTGGGATGTGATCGGATGGCTGATGGTTATCGTAACCATATGGGTATTAACCTTTTTCCGCGATCCGATTCGCGCCACGCCACAGGATGACAGCCTGTTGGTGGCGCCTGCCGATGGACTGGTGACGCTGATCCAGCGCGTGACGCCGCCGCGCGAGATGGCCGGGCCGCAGGGCTTGGGCGATACGCCGATGATCCGCGTGTCGATCTTCATGAGCGTGTTCGACGTGCATATCAACCGCACGCCGATCAGCGGTTCGATCAAGAACGTTATCTATATTTCGGGCAAGTTCCTGAACGCCGATCTCGACAAGGCGAGCGAGGACAATGAGCGCCAGCACATATTGGTGGAGCGTGCGGATGGCCTGCGAATCGGGTTCACGCAGATCGCGGGGCTGGTCGCGCGCCGGATCGTGCCGTTTGTGAAGCCCGGCGATGTCGTCGCGGCGGGGCAGCGGATCGGGCTGATCCGCTTTGGCAGTCGGGTGGACGTGTATCTGCCCGAGGGAACGATGCCGCGCGTCGTGCTAGGGCAGCGGACGGTGGCTGGTGAGACGGTGCTTGCGAAGCTTGGGGATATGCACCCAGTCGCGGGGGTTTTGCAGTGA
- a CDS encoding NADP-dependent isocitrate dehydrogenase, translated as MAKIKVKNPVVELDGDEMTRIIWEWIRERLIKPYLDIDLKYYDLSVQKRDETNDQITVDSAKAIQQYGVGVKCATITPDEQRVEEFSLKKMWKSPNGTIRNILGGVVFREPIVIKNVPRLVPGWTDPIVVGRHAFGDQYKATDFRVPGPGKLRLVWEGDNGEKIDEEVFQFPSAGVAMGMYNLDDSIRDFAKASMNYALDRKWPLYLSTKNTILKAYDGRFKDLFQEVFDADFAAKFKEAGIVYEHRLIDDMVASALKWSGKFVWACKNYDGDVQSDTVAQGFGSLGLMTSVLMSPDGKTVEAEAAHGTVTRHYRMHQQGKATSTNPIASIFAWTQGLSFRGKFDDTPEVTRFAETLERVCIETVEKGAMTKDLALLIGPDQAWMTTEQFFEAIRANLETEMASW; from the coding sequence ATGGCGAAGATCAAAGTCAAAAATCCGGTGGTCGAACTCGACGGCGATGAGATGACCCGCATCATCTGGGAATGGATTCGCGAACGCCTGATTAAGCCTTATCTCGACATCGACCTCAAATATTACGACCTGTCCGTCCAGAAGCGCGACGAAACCAACGACCAGATCACCGTCGACAGCGCCAAGGCGATCCAGCAATACGGCGTTGGTGTTAAGTGCGCGACGATCACGCCGGACGAGCAACGCGTCGAGGAATTCAGCCTCAAGAAGATGTGGAAGTCGCCGAACGGCACGATCCGCAACATTCTGGGCGGCGTCGTCTTCCGCGAACCGATCGTTATCAAGAACGTGCCGCGCCTCGTCCCCGGCTGGACCGACCCGATCGTCGTTGGCCGCCACGCATTTGGCGACCAATATAAGGCCACCGATTTCCGCGTACCCGGCCCCGGCAAGCTGCGCCTCGTCTGGGAAGGCGACAATGGCGAGAAGATCGATGAGGAAGTGTTCCAGTTCCCCAGCGCCGGTGTCGCCATGGGCATGTACAACCTCGACGATTCGATCCGCGACTTCGCCAAGGCCAGCATGAACTACGCGCTCGACCGCAAGTGGCCGCTGTATCTCTCCACCAAGAACACGATCCTCAAGGCTTATGACGGTCGCTTCAAGGATCTGTTCCAGGAAGTGTTCGACGCCGATTTCGCCGCCAAGTTCAAGGAAGCGGGCATCGTCTACGAGCACCGCCTGATCGACGATATGGTCGCCTCCGCGCTGAAGTGGAGCGGCAAGTTCGTCTGGGCGTGCAAGAATTATGACGGCGACGTGCAGTCCGACACCGTGGCACAGGGCTTTGGTTCGCTCGGCCTGATGACGTCGGTCTTGATGTCGCCCGACGGCAAGACGGTGGAAGCCGAAGCCGCGCACGGCACCGTCACGCGCCACTACCGCATGCATCAGCAGGGCAAGGCGACGTCGACCAACCCGATCGCCTCGATCTTCGCCTGGACGCAGGGCCTCTCCTTCCGTGGGAAGTTCGATGACACGCCCGAAGTCACACGCTTTGCCGAAACGCTGGAGCGAGTCTGCATCGAAACTGTCGAGAAAGGCGCGATGACCAAGGATCTGGCGCTGTTAATTGGTCCGGATCAGGCATGGATGACGACGGAGCAGTTCTTTGAGGCAATCCGCGCGAACCTAGAGACCGAAATGGCGTCCTGGTAA
- a CDS encoding carbon-nitrogen hydrolase family protein, whose protein sequence is MTTAVRKRLEIRNAVPSDVRAIQRLIERAYPGMPGYSPATLRGQINNFPEGCFVALYDNKVVGYCATMRVSKAMAFSPHDWEEITANGFGTRHSAAGEWLYGYEMAVDPRQRGLRIGQRLYDERKELAEQLDLHGIVIAGRMPGYARAKRRVGSAQDYLDGVIAGKLRDPVLSFQLKNQFEPLGVLANYLPEDKLSGGNAAHLVWRNPYVDPDEAPEMRVPRGVESVRLATCQLQARAVEDFEGFVRNIEYFVDVAADYRSDFIIFPELFTLPLLSFETKKLSPAEAIDRLTTYTPRLTKELARMALEYNVNIIGGSHPTRTDDGDIQNVAYVALRDGSVHAQEKIHPTPNEAFWWNIKGGESLDVIQTDCGPIGVLICYDSEFPELARRLVDQGARMIFVPFCTDSRSGYMRVRYCCQARAIENQCYVIMSGNVGNLPNVDNMDIQYAQSCILTPCDLPFARDGIAAEASENVETLTIADVNLADLSWARAEGTVRNLRDRRFDLYHIEWDNNLANHSHTPSGGPVPAGGHNSPGGG, encoded by the coding sequence ATGACGACAGCGGTACGCAAGCGCCTGGAAATTCGGAATGCCGTTCCATCGGACGTACGCGCCATCCAGCGCCTGATCGAGCGCGCCTATCCCGGTATGCCTGGCTACTCTCCGGCGACGCTGCGGGGCCAGATCAACAATTTCCCCGAAGGTTGCTTCGTCGCACTCTACGACAACAAGGTCGTAGGATATTGCGCGACCATGCGCGTCAGCAAGGCGATGGCTTTTTCACCCCATGATTGGGAAGAAATCACTGCCAATGGCTTCGGCACGCGCCATAGCGCGGCGGGCGAATGGCTCTATGGCTATGAAATGGCGGTCGATCCGCGCCAGCGTGGCCTACGCATCGGCCAGCGCCTTTACGACGAACGCAAGGAACTGGCGGAGCAGCTTGACCTCCACGGCATCGTCATTGCGGGCCGAATGCCGGGATATGCCCGCGCCAAGCGCCGCGTCGGCAGTGCGCAGGATTATCTGGACGGCGTGATCGCGGGCAAGCTGCGCGACCCGGTGCTCAGCTTCCAACTGAAGAACCAGTTCGAACCGCTTGGCGTGCTGGCAAATTACCTGCCAGAAGATAAACTCTCCGGAGGCAACGCCGCGCACCTCGTATGGCGCAATCCCTATGTCGATCCCGACGAAGCGCCCGAAATGCGTGTGCCGCGTGGCGTCGAGAGCGTCCGCCTCGCAACATGTCAGCTACAGGCCCGTGCAGTCGAGGACTTTGAAGGCTTCGTCCGCAACATCGAATATTTCGTCGATGTCGCCGCCGATTACCGGTCGGACTTCATTATCTTCCCCGAACTCTTCACGCTGCCGCTCCTCTCCTTCGAAACCAAGAAACTGTCTCCGGCCGAAGCGATCGACCGCCTGACTACCTACACGCCCCGCCTTACCAAGGAACTCGCGCGCATGGCGCTGGAGTATAATGTCAACATCATCGGCGGATCGCACCCGACTCGCACCGATGACGGGGACATCCAGAACGTCGCCTACGTCGCCCTTCGCGACGGCTCGGTCCATGCGCAGGAGAAGATCCACCCCACACCCAACGAAGCCTTCTGGTGGAACATCAAGGGTGGCGAATCCCTGGACGTGATCCAGACAGACTGCGGCCCGATCGGCGTGCTCATCTGCTACGACAGCGAATTTCCTGAACTCGCGCGCCGTCTCGTCGATCAGGGCGCACGGATGATTTTCGTCCCCTTCTGCACCGACAGCCGCTCCGGCTACATGCGCGTGCGCTACTGCTGTCAGGCGCGCGCGATCGAGAACCAGTGCTATGTCATCATGTCCGGGAATGTCGGCAACCTGCCCAACGTCGACAATATGGACATTCAGTATGCACAAAGCTGCATCCTCACACCCTGCGACCTCCCCTTCGCACGCGACGGCATCGCCGCGGAAGCCAGTGAGAATGTCGAAACACTCACCATCGCCGACGTCAATCTGGCAGACCTTAGCTGGGCGCGGGCGGAAGGCACTGTGCGCAACCTGCGCGACCGGCGCTTCGATTTGTATCACATCGAATGGGACAATAATCTGGCGAACCACAGTCACACGCCGAGCGGCGGCCCGGTGCCCGCTGGTGGCCACAACTCGCCCGGCGGCGGCTAA